GGGCCCTCATGTGGTCCCTAGGAAAGATCGTCAATACCCCCGAAGTCATCCGGGTCTACATCGGCTCCTTTTGGTCCCACCCACTGCTTATCCCAGACAACCGCAAGCTCTTCGAGGCTGAAGAGCAGGACCTCTTTAGAGATATCCAGAGCCTACCCAGGAACGCAGCCCTTCGGAAGCTCAATGACCTTATCAAGAGGGCCCGTCTGGCCAAGGCATGTCCCATCCCTTGGGGGATTGTGGGGATGGGAATGGGTTGAGAAAATTATGTAGGCAAATGGGTCAAAGAGTCCTGGTTTGGGGAGCCCTCACCACAAGAGCCATTGAATATTGTTGGAGTGTTGGCCTCCAGTTTGTTGCCATATCAGGCAAACAATGCATTGACCCACTGGCTCCATCTCTTGTCCTATTTGGAATTGTGAAAAGATATGAGACCAGGGCAAGCAGAATGTAAGGGGATGAAGAAAACAACTGGTTGTTAGAAGAGAATGTTTAGAAAGTGATGGTAAGAATGActgagagagaaattgagagagagagagagaaatggtttTCATCCTCTTCAATCAATGGGCTTCAATCTCTCTTGCTTTTTAGGTCCACGCCTATATCATCAGCTCTCTAAAGAAAGAGATGCCATCTGTGTTTGGGAAAGACAACAAGAAGAAGGAGCTAGTGAACAATTTGGGAGAGATTTATGGACGGATTGAGCGGGAGCACCAGATCTCGCCTGGGGACTTCCCCAACCTGAAGAAGATGCAGGTAAGCAGAGAATATCCTTTGAAGCCTTGTGTGAATAGCCAGTGTGAGGGATCCAGCAGAGCCAACATAACTGGATTCTGGctctaggacaaaaaaaaaaaaaaaaaagtattgaaagtATTATTGAGATTATAGAGGGAAGattagatgtaaaaaaaaaaaaaaaaaaaaaaaaaaaagctagcagGGTTTCACAGAAAGAGCCTGAACATAGAATTAGAAAGCCAACTATATAAATTAAGGATATACAGAGCTATACAGAAATTTTTTATCTTGAAGGCAACAGTCTGTGCCATTTTGGGGATTTCTGAGAATTCTAACACTTAAGTAGGTGTGAGTATCCATGGACTTTAATATATTTGTGAAACCTAATATTCCCAGACTTTCTTCAGATGGCAACTTGTTTCTCAGTATCTTAGTGTTGAAATCATTGCTTGTTGTGAAGTGGGTGGAATTACAAAAGCCTTTTGGGTCATCAGTGTATCACTGAGCCTGGGACTTACAGCTCCTCCAGAGTTCTGCTCTTCATGTTCACTATTATGCAGGACTGTTGTATAcatggcaaaaaagaaaatggttctCCTGAAAAGGATATGGAAGGGCTAGATATTTACCTGTTTATGAACTCATTTCTGAGAATTAGTTAGGATTTAATAAGAGATTTTGGTGAAAGCAGCTGCCACAAGACTTAACATGGAAAGTATCATTTATATTGCTGTAAACCTCTATTTACTCACTGAGTAGAGAACATGAGGAAAGTAGACTCATGGAAAGATTGATTTGAATGGGGCAAACATTGGACTAAGTTAGGTTGaagtgcttattgaattgaattgaactattCCAGCTAGATGGGATAAAGGAAACCCTCTAATTCAgctcagttattttaattatcaTTGGGGCTAAACCTCTGCCTTTTGGTAAATGAAATCACATCAGCTGCTCCTATCACATTTTGTTAGCCAGACCCCAGGAGAGCTAAGTTAGGAATGTCCAAGGTAGCACTTGCTCTCAAAATGTGGCAGCACTTCTTAAAATTTTCCTGGATTTTCATCACACTGTGACTATTTTTCTGTATGGTGATATCTTCCTAATGGCCTAAGATGCCATGCATACTTACATATGTATTGGGCTAGCAGCCATAACAGGAGTTGTAAGTTTTCATTTTATCACTGCCTCTCAGCTGAAGCCAGGGAGGACAAAGTCAAGTAGACTACTCTTTACTCAGGACTTCTTAAGGTGACAGGTAAATGTAAAACCTGAACATACCTTTTTAGGTCATtgtggaggagggaaaaaaggatctTTGAACTCCTGAGTTAGATCCTGTTGACTTTTATGGTGATCTTGGGGCAAGAGTTGATGTCACAGAACACTAGAGCTCCCAGATTTAAGAAATATCCTTTCCtacaggatcataaatttagttttgaaagggaccttagaaatcatccagCCCACCCATTCCTctaccattttacagagaaggaaactcagACCCAAAGCTATTATGTCACTTACCAAAAGTCACAAAAATTTACCATCACCATTATTTACTATATTCTGTGACTATATAAATTGCTCTAATTcagtctttctcagtttcctcatctgtaatggtGACAAAACGGAGGGGATGCTTTTTTGTAGTGCTAAGGAACTGGAagcttagtggatgcccatcagttggagaatggctaaataagttatggtatttgaatgttatggaatactctATAGGAAACAATCAGCAGGCTGGTTTCAAAGagggcctggagagatttacatgagctaATGCCAagtgaagcaagtagaaccaagagaacattgtacacagcaaaaacaaaattatgtgatcaattctgatggatgtgactcttttcaacaatgaggtgattcaggccagttccaatagacttgtaatggaaagagccatctgcatccagagagagttcTGTGGAACTCTttcaccacatagtattttcacttttgttattgttgtttgcttgctttttgttttctttctcattatttttcttttttgatctattttttcttgcacaacatgacaattgtggaaatatgtattgaagaGCTGCACGTTTTTAACATAGATTGAATTACTTGcagtctaggggaaggggtgaggggaagggagggagaaaaaattggaacacaaggttttgcaagggtgaatgttgaaaactatctttgcatatattgaaaataaaaatctatttttaaaaatggaaaggatattTAACTATTTCAAAGGGATATTAAGCAGattcatgatatatatatgtaagcacTCTGTGGCCTTTGGGAGGCCAAGATTATCTTAATCAGAGGGAATAACAgaattcattttgtctttctctttcttgtcttaCCCTTCTTAGGACCTTCTACAGGCCCAAGATTTTACTAAATTCCAGCCCCTGAAGAACAAGTTGCTGGAGGTAGTGGAGGACATGCTGGCTCATGACATCGCGCAGCTTATGGTGCTGGTGCGTCAGGAAGAGACCCAGCGGCCAGTCCAGATGGTGAAGGGAGGAGCTTTTGAGGGTACCTTACATGGCCCCTTTGGACATGGCTATGGGGAAGGAGCTGGTGAGGGCATCGATGATGCTGAATGGGTGGTGGCCAGGGACAAGCCTATGTACGACGAAATCTTCTATACCCTGTCCCCAGTGGATGGCAAAATCACAGGGGCCAATGCTAAAAAGGAGATGGTACGTTCCAAGCTGCCCAACACCGTACTGGGCAAGATCTGGAAGCTGGCAGACATTGACAAGGATGGAATGCTGGATGATGAAGAGTTTGCCCTGGCCAACCACCTCATCAAAGTCAAGTTGGAAGGGCATGAGTTGCCCAATGAGCTGCCCTCCCATCTCCTGCCCCCCTCCAAGCGGAAAATGGCAGAATGAAGGTGATTTTTCTGAGCAAGCATGAGCTGGAGTGAAAGATACAAAatgtgagaaaataaaaacatacacatatacacataaatttaAAGAACTACACCTTTAGATAAG
The DNA window shown above is from Sminthopsis crassicaudata isolate SCR6 chromosome 2, ASM4859323v1, whole genome shotgun sequence and carries:
- the EHD3 gene encoding EH domain-containing protein 3, which codes for MFSWLGHDDRRRKDPEVFQTVSEGLKKLYKTKLLPLEEYYRFHEFHSPALEDADFDNKPMVLLVGQYSTGKTTFIRYLLEQDFPGMRIGPEPTTDSFIAVMQGDVEGIIPGNALVVDPKKPFRKLNAFGNAFLNRFVCAQLPNAVLESISIIDTPGILSGEKQRISRGYDFAAVLEWFAERVDRIILLFDAHKLDISDEFSEVIKALKNHEDKMRVVLNKADQIETQQLMRVYGALMWSLGKIVNTPEVIRVYIGSFWSHPLLIPDNRKLFEAEEQDLFRDIQSLPRNAALRKLNDLIKRARLAKVHAYIISSLKKEMPSVFGKDNKKKELVNNLGEIYGRIEREHQISPGDFPNLKKMQDLLQAQDFTKFQPLKNKLLEVVEDMLAHDIAQLMVLVRQEETQRPVQMVKGGAFEGTLHGPFGHGYGEGAGEGIDDAEWVVARDKPMYDEIFYTLSPVDGKITGANAKKEMVRSKLPNTVLGKIWKLADIDKDGMLDDEEFALANHLIKVKLEGHELPNELPSHLLPPSKRKMAE